In the genome of [Mycoplasma] phocae, one region contains:
- a CDS encoding TrkH family potassium uptake protein — MTRKKSKIRHGNIIFRFLRKIGTIRYIFLIYVLFTLFMSILLYWNMSHNFDENGNRIKINYLDALFVASSAFSDTGLTTVTISETFNEFGQAIIAFCIVVGGIGIFTFKVYLFQSILGFKSSIFNNQVSLTERGASNVSETKKMIKISISFLIIVTLMSSLIFTFMFYYNPSPYFNDAKASVTNNHIFNPYVKSAYNPYQNFSLSLRYGIFHAISSINNAGFDIIGDKSLQPYYHDFGLQIVTIIIFLIGGIGFPVIYDIWKKIISTNKNSPRHRFSLFTKFTLIAYVVTTVVGLTLTVIFETTAKDKDAFWNQSEYGSTWSKLFAIFFQTKSTRSAGFSTVNYFNFTQPTVLVHAILMFVGFSPVSTAGGIRNTTIAVIFLSILTTIRGKRNVHAFRRQIGKETLIKAINVFTIALFLAAIFTIVVFATIPNVAKTAHNENYTMLMVFFEICSAFGNSGLSIGITNSISIVGKLSLIFVMIMGQFGIPQVIKIWGRNKSTPEQYQYIYEDVSIG; from the coding sequence ATGACTAGAAAAAAATCGAAAATAAGACATGGAAATATCATTTTTAGATTTTTAAGAAAAATCGGAACAATTAGATATATCTTTCTAATTTATGTTTTATTTACCCTTTTTATGTCGATTTTACTTTATTGGAATATGTCACATAATTTTGATGAAAATGGCAATAGAATTAAAATTAATTATTTAGATGCGCTATTTGTAGCCTCATCAGCTTTTAGTGACACTGGACTAACAACAGTAACAATTTCTGAAACCTTCAATGAGTTTGGACAGGCTATTATTGCTTTTTGCATTGTCGTCGGTGGAATTGGAATTTTTACTTTTAAAGTTTATCTATTTCAATCAATTTTAGGATTTAAATCTAGTATTTTTAATAATCAAGTATCGTTAACTGAGCGTGGAGCAAGCAATGTTTCTGAAACAAAAAAAATGATTAAAATTTCAATTAGTTTTTTAATCATTGTAACATTGATGTCTTCATTGATTTTTACTTTTATGTTCTATTACAACCCAAGTCCATATTTCAACGATGCCAAAGCTAGTGTCACAAATAATCACATTTTTAATCCTTATGTTAAATCAGCTTATAATCCATATCAAAATTTTTCTCTTTCACTAAGATATGGCATCTTCCATGCGATTTCTTCAATTAACAATGCTGGATTTGATATTATTGGAGATAAAAGTTTACAACCATACTACCATGATTTTGGACTACAAATCGTAACTATAATAATTTTCTTAATTGGTGGTATTGGTTTTCCGGTTATATATGACATTTGAAAAAAAATTATTTCAACTAATAAAAATTCACCACGTCATCGCTTTAGTTTATTTACCAAATTTACTCTAATAGCATATGTGGTAACAACGGTTGTTGGATTAACTTTAACAGTTATCTTCGAAACAACAGCTAAAGATAAAGATGCCTTTTGAAATCAAAGCGAATATGGAAGTACTTGAAGCAAATTATTTGCAATTTTCTTCCAAACCAAATCAACACGATCAGCTGGTTTTTCTACGGTTAATTATTTTAACTTTACCCAACCAACGGTTTTAGTTCACGCAATTCTAATGTTTGTGGGATTCTCACCAGTTTCAACAGCTGGTGGAATTCGTAACACTACCATTGCCGTTATATTTTTAAGTATCTTGACAACAATTCGCGGTAAGAGAAATGTGCATGCCTTTAGACGTCAAATCGGGAAAGAAACATTGATTAAAGCAATTAACGTTTTTACCATCGCTTTATTTTTAGCAGCAATATTTACAATAGTTGTGTTTGCAACTATTCCTAATGTTGCTAAAACTGCCCATAATGAAAATTACACAATGTTAATGGTATTTTTTGAAATATGTTCAGCTTTTGGTAACTCAGGACTTTCAATTGGAATTACTAATAGCATTTCAATTGTTGGAAAATTATCATTGATTTTTGTCATGATAATGGGTCAATTTGGAATTCCACAAGTTATTAAAATTTGAGGAAGAAACAAATCAACACCAGAACAATATCAATACATCTACGAAGATGTATCTATTGGCTAG
- a CDS encoding potassium channel family protein, producing the protein MKLFKKVREVCIIGIGRYGSAIADQLLKDRENNVRVVLVDGDEKHLIPYKDEVEMIYVADCAEQKTLEALNVTDFDVVIVSASNNIEIVAALAEMGVKSIIARATSPRHAQVLRQIGVTSIVSPEEEAGKRTALIVANPNLTLYSKNMVELQDGFVSASIHIKNVDMFNKKISELGFRNKYNVSVTMINRNNMTYLPEGDFEILENDLLTFIGKTEDIVDALEFCANSKNNRNTKER; encoded by the coding sequence ATGAAATTATTTAAAAAAGTGCGTGAAGTTTGCATTATCGGAATTGGACGCTATGGTTCTGCTATTGCCGATCAATTACTAAAGGATCGAGAAAATAATGTTCGGGTAGTATTAGTTGATGGTGATGAAAAACACTTAATTCCGTATAAAGATGAAGTGGAAATGATCTATGTTGCCGATTGTGCAGAACAAAAAACCTTAGAGGCCTTGAATGTTACTGATTTTGATGTTGTTATTGTTAGTGCATCAAATAATATTGAAATCGTGGCAGCCTTGGCAGAAATGGGAGTTAAATCCATTATTGCTAGAGCAACATCACCGCGGCACGCTCAGGTGCTAAGACAAATTGGAGTTACTTCAATTGTCTCACCAGAAGAAGAGGCCGGTAAGAGAACTGCTTTAATAGTTGCTAACCCAAATCTTACCCTTTATTCAAAGAATATGGTTGAGTTACAAGACGGGTTTGTTAGTGCCTCAATTCACATTAAAAATGTTGATATGTTTAATAAAAAAATTAGCGAATTAGGTTTTCGAAATAAATACAATGTTTCAGTAACAATGATTAATCGAAATAATATGACATATCTACCCGAAGGTGATTTTGAAATTTTAGAAAATGACTTACTAACATTTATCGGTAAGACTGAAGATATTGTTGACGCCCTTGAATTCTGTGCCAACTCAAAAAATAATAGAAATACAAAAGAGAGATAA